DNA sequence from the Gammaproteobacteria bacterium genome:
TACTTAAAAATCCATTTTAAATCAGCGTGTTGCTTTGATTCATGCACCAACGCCGTTTTTTTAGCAATTGCTGTTATTTTTTGAGGTGCAATATAAACATCTTTTAGATGATCTGATTCTTGCGATATTAATAATTCACCCAATCCCTCGCCATGGCACTCTCCATCACTATCAGTAAAAGCCTCGCTATAGCCTT
Encoded proteins:
- a CDS encoding hypothetical protein (Evidence 5 : Unknown function), whose protein sequence is MHQRLDEVEACVNRPCGTSELGIDKGYSEAFTDSDGECHGEGLGELLISQESDHLKDVYIAPQKITAIAKKTALVHESKQHADLKWIFKYQYVATY